The following are encoded together in the Flavobacterium sp. TR2 genome:
- a CDS encoding protein-disulfide reductase DsbD family protein: MNFTQAHQSITSKSIWNKITVFLLFFFFALTSKAQILEPVKWTSKMEKKGDKVILIFDGTIEKDWHMYSQFTPDGGPLALEISFKNQKGNYELIGKAKEGKTRTAFNDVFGVDETFFEGKAHIEQEIKIINPNLKTVDVDFDFQVCKEVCINSSKKFSIAVPSTFKMDEVPVVAEAKLDETKVAGLAVDTVKKEEAAQPKVEKTAGSAAAEIPAPAPSRSLWSIFFIAFLSGFAALLTPCVFPMIPMTVSFFTKQSKSRAKGIRNAIIYGFSIIAIYVILGLIVTKIFGADALNALSTDVWFNLIFFVILVIFATSFLGAFEIMLPNSWANKADQQADKGGLIGILFMALALAIVSFSCTGPIVGTLLVEAASNGGIAPIVGMLGFSLALALPFMLFAMFPGWLNSLPKSGGWLNTVKVVLGFLELALAFKFLSNADLVLQLHFLEREVFIAIWIAIFGALTLYLFGKITLPHDSPTNHISVGRLYLGLLTFVFTMYLIPGLWGAPLKLISAFPPPPQYSESPFGVGGSGNGAVSAESIKGMPQGAELGPHGIMVFHDYEDGLAYAKEINKPIMLDFTGYACVNCRKMENNVWSDPSVLPILKNDVVLISLYVDDKRELPKEEQFTTEAGDKIITVGDKWTDFMISKYKTNTQPLYVITDLEGNNLNSTKPTISYVSTEEYLQWLKEGISNFK; the protein is encoded by the coding sequence ATGAACTTTACACAAGCCCATCAGTCGATAACTTCGAAAAGTATCTGGAATAAAATAACTGTTTTTCTGCTCTTTTTCTTTTTTGCCCTAACAAGCAAAGCTCAGATTTTGGAGCCTGTAAAATGGACTTCTAAAATGGAGAAGAAAGGAGATAAGGTTATTTTAATTTTTGATGGAACAATCGAAAAAGACTGGCATATGTACTCGCAGTTTACACCAGACGGCGGTCCGCTTGCTTTGGAGATTTCGTTTAAAAATCAAAAAGGAAATTACGAGTTAATCGGAAAAGCAAAAGAAGGTAAAACAAGAACCGCTTTTAATGATGTTTTTGGTGTAGATGAGACTTTCTTTGAAGGCAAAGCGCATATTGAACAAGAGATAAAAATCATTAACCCAAATTTAAAAACGGTTGATGTAGATTTTGATTTTCAGGTTTGTAAAGAAGTTTGCATCAATTCTAGCAAGAAATTCTCGATTGCTGTTCCTTCAACTTTTAAAATGGATGAAGTTCCAGTCGTAGCTGAAGCTAAACTAGATGAAACAAAAGTAGCCGGTTTGGCGGTTGATACTGTCAAAAAAGAAGAAGCTGCTCAGCCGAAGGTAGAGAAAACAGCTGGAAGTGCTGCGGCAGAAATTCCCGCGCCAGCGCCTTCGAGAAGTTTGTGGTCTATCTTTTTTATTGCCTTTTTATCAGGATTTGCAGCCTTGTTGACGCCTTGCGTTTTCCCAATGATCCCAATGACGGTAAGTTTTTTTACCAAACAAAGCAAAAGCCGTGCAAAAGGAATTAGAAACGCTATTATTTACGGGTTTTCAATCATAGCAATTTATGTGATTTTAGGTCTTATTGTAACTAAAATATTTGGTGCGGATGCTTTGAATGCATTGTCTACAGACGTTTGGTTTAACTTGATTTTCTTTGTGATTTTGGTCATTTTTGCCACTTCATTTTTAGGTGCTTTCGAAATCATGCTTCCGAACTCATGGGCAAACAAAGCTGATCAGCAGGCAGATAAAGGCGGATTAATTGGAATATTGTTCATGGCTTTAGCTTTGGCAATCGTATCGTTTTCTTGTACAGGACCAATTGTGGGAACCTTATTGGTTGAAGCGGCTTCAAACGGAGGAATAGCTCCGATTGTTGGAATGTTAGGATTCTCATTGGCATTAGCGCTTCCATTTATGTTATTTGCCATGTTTCCAGGATGGTTAAATTCATTGCCAAAATCTGGAGGATGGCTAAACACTGTAAAAGTTGTTTTAGGGTTTTTAGAACTTGCTTTGGCATTCAAATTTTTATCAAATGCAGATTTGGTTTTACAATTGCATTTTTTAGAAAGAGAAGTATTTATCGCAATTTGGATTGCTATTTTTGGAGCTTTGACTTTATATTTATTCGGAAAAATTACGCTGCCGCATGATAGTCCAACCAATCATATTTCTGTAGGAAGACTGTATTTAGGATTGCTGACATTTGTATTTACAATGTATTTGATTCCTGGACTTTGGGGAGCTCCTTTAAAACTAATCAGTGCATTCCCACCGCCGCCTCAGTATAGCGAAAGTCCGTTTGGAGTAGGAGGTTCAGGAAATGGAGCGGTTTCTGCAGAATCTATAAAAGGGATGCCGCAAGGAGCTGAATTAGGTCCGCATGGAATTATGGTTTTCCATGATTACGAAGATGGATTAGCATATGCAAAAGAAATCAATAAGCCAATTATGCTTGATTTTACGGGCTATGCGTGCGTGAATTGCAGAAAAATGGAAAATAACGTTTGGTCAGATCCTTCAGTTTTGCCAATCCTTAAAAATGATGTGGTTTTGATTTCTCTTTATGTAGATGATAAACGTGAATTGCCGAAAGAAGAGCAATTTACAACTGAAGCAGGAGACAAAATCATTACAGTTGGAGACAAATGGACCGATTTTATGATTTCTAAATATAAAACCAATACGCAGCCGCTGTATGTGATTACCGATTTGGAAGGAAATAATTTGAATAGCACAAAGCCGACAATCAGTTATGTGAGTACAGAAGAATATCTGCAATGGCTAAAAGAAGGAATTTCTAATTTTAAATAA
- a CDS encoding ammonium transporter: protein MRKIILSVILITILVLSFISNFIIADNPIPAEAVKFDTGDTAWMIVATAFVLLMTPGLGFFYGGMVGKKNVISTMLQSFMAMVIVTILWTVVAFGLAFGPTIGGIIGDPSHNLFFEGVGTNTAWSLAPTIPFILFALFQAKFAIITPALITGAFAERIRFWAYLLFMVLFILLIYAPLAHMTWHPDGVFFKMGVLDFAGGTVVHMSAGWAALAGAIFLGKRKVQKVNPARITYVLLGTGLLWFGWFGFNAGSALGANGLAAQALGTTTVAAAAAAMAWVFLDKILGHKLSALGACIGAVVGLVAITPAAGFVSIPHAIFIGLFSAIVSNIVVSKFPKGKIDDALDVFACHGVGGMVGMLLTGVFASKAINPAVGDNQGLIFGTPTLFINQLTALVVVSIFAFVASYALFFIVNKITPLRVTEEKEELGLDISQHGEFL from the coding sequence ATGCGAAAAATTATTTTAAGTGTGATTCTCATCACGATTTTAGTCCTAAGCTTTATTTCGAACTTTATTATTGCAGACAACCCAATTCCTGCAGAAGCAGTAAAGTTTGATACGGGAGATACTGCCTGGATGATCGTTGCAACCGCTTTTGTATTGCTAATGACACCTGGATTAGGTTTTTTCTACGGAGGTATGGTTGGTAAGAAAAACGTAATTAGCACTATGCTTCAGAGTTTTATGGCTATGGTAATTGTTACTATTCTTTGGACTGTTGTTGCTTTTGGACTTGCTTTTGGACCAACTATCGGAGGGATTATCGGGGATCCGTCTCATAATTTATTCTTTGAAGGAGTTGGAACCAATACAGCTTGGAGCCTTGCGCCAACAATTCCATTTATTTTATTCGCATTATTTCAGGCAAAATTCGCTATCATCACTCCTGCATTAATTACAGGCGCTTTTGCAGAACGTATCCGTTTCTGGGCGTATTTGTTATTCATGGTTTTATTCATATTATTAATATATGCTCCACTAGCTCACATGACATGGCATCCTGATGGAGTTTTCTTCAAAATGGGAGTTCTTGACTTCGCTGGAGGAACTGTAGTTCATATGAGTGCTGGATGGGCTGCTTTGGCTGGCGCTATTTTCTTAGGAAAAAGAAAAGTTCAAAAAGTAAATCCTGCTAGAATCACTTACGTATTATTGGGAACTGGTTTGCTATGGTTCGGATGGTTTGGTTTCAATGCTGGATCTGCTTTAGGAGCAAATGGCCTTGCTGCTCAAGCTTTAGGAACAACTACTGTTGCCGCTGCTGCTGCTGCAATGGCTTGGGTTTTCCTTGACAAAATTTTAGGACACAAATTATCGGCTCTTGGAGCTTGTATCGGAGCCGTTGTAGGTCTTGTTGCCATTACACCTGCTGCTGGTTTTGTAAGCATTCCTCACGCAATCTTCATTGGTTTATTCTCTGCAATTGTAAGTAACATTGTAGTGAGCAAATTCCCTAAAGGAAAAATCGACGATGCTCTTGACGTATTTGCTTGTCACGGTGTTGGAGGTATGGTAGGTATGCTTTTAACTGGCGTTTTCGCATCAAAAGCAATCAACCCTGCTGTTGGAGACAATCAAGGTTTAATTTTCGGAACTCCAACTTTATTCATTAACCAATTGACTGCTTTGGTTGTGGTTTCAATCTTTGCTTTTGTTGCTTCTTACGCATTGTTTTTCATCGTAAATAAAATCACTCCGCTAAGAGTTACAGAAGAAAAAGAAGAACTAGGATTAGACATCTCTCAACACGGAGAATTCTTATAA
- a CDS encoding aminotransferase class I/II-fold pyridoxal phosphate-dependent enzyme, whose amino-acid sequence MKDFNPADKIQDLQYFGEFGGVNPSISDSSTYTFLSAKTMFDTFEGNVEGCYLYSRHSSPSNLYLDQALAAMEGTETANVSASGMGAITPTLLQLCGAGDHIVSSRTIYGGTYAFLKNFTPRFGIETSFVDITKLDAVEAAITSKTKVLYCETVSNPLLEVADIRGLAEIAKKHNLKLVVDNTFSPLSVSPAKLGADIVIHSLTKYINGSSDTVGGVTCASKEFINSLKNVNSGASMLLGPTMDSLRSASVMKNLRTLHIRIKQHSHNAHFLADQFEKDGLKTVYPGLKSHPSHELYKTMINPEYGFGGMLTIDVGSLEKANELMELMQERNLGYLAVSLGFYKTLFSAPGTSTSSEIPLEEQKEMGLTDGLIRFSIGLDNDIQRTYEMMKACMIELGVLKQETLLYK is encoded by the coding sequence ATGAAAGACTTCAACCCAGCAGATAAAATTCAGGATTTGCAATATTTTGGCGAATTTGGCGGTGTGAATCCGTCGATTTCTGATTCTTCTACTTATACTTTTCTATCGGCTAAAACCATGTTTGATACTTTTGAAGGCAACGTGGAAGGCTGCTATTTATACTCCCGCCATTCCTCTCCAAGCAATTTATATTTAGATCAGGCTTTGGCGGCAATGGAAGGAACAGAAACTGCAAATGTTTCAGCATCTGGAATGGGCGCGATTACGCCTACTCTATTGCAATTGTGCGGTGCGGGCGATCATATCGTTTCAAGCCGAACGATTTATGGTGGAACTTACGCTTTCTTAAAAAACTTTACGCCAAGATTCGGAATTGAAACGAGCTTTGTTGATATTACAAAACTAGATGCTGTTGAAGCCGCAATTACTTCGAAAACTAAAGTTTTGTATTGCGAAACCGTAAGTAACCCATTATTGGAAGTTGCTGATATTCGTGGGTTGGCAGAAATCGCTAAAAAACATAATTTGAAATTGGTTGTCGATAATACGTTCTCACCATTATCTGTTTCGCCTGCAAAATTGGGTGCTGACATCGTGATTCATAGTTTGACAAAATATATCAACGGAAGCAGTGATACGGTTGGCGGCGTGACCTGCGCTTCTAAAGAATTTATCAACTCGCTAAAAAATGTAAATTCTGGAGCGAGTATGCTTTTAGGACCAACAATGGACAGTCTGCGTTCTGCTAGTGTAATGAAAAATCTACGTACCCTTCATATCCGAATTAAACAGCACAGCCATAATGCTCATTTTCTAGCCGACCAATTTGAAAAAGACGGTTTAAAAACAGTTTACCCAGGATTGAAAAGCCACCCGAGCCATGAATTGTACAAAACAATGATTAATCCAGAATATGGTTTTGGCGGAATGCTGACGATTGACGTAGGTTCTTTGGAAAAAGCCAATGAATTAATGGAACTGATGCAGGAACGAAATCTAGGCTATCTAGCGGTAAGTCTAGGTTTTTATAAAACGTTATTTAGCGCGCCGGGAACTTCGACTTCTAGTGAAATCCCGTTAGAAGAACAGAAAGAAATGGGATTGACCGATGGCTTAATTCGTTTTTCTATCGGACTAGACAACGATATTCAGCGCACTTACGAAATGATGAAAGCTTGTATGATTGAGCTTGGAGTCTTAAAACAGGAAACATTACTCTATAAATAA
- a CDS encoding anthranilate synthase component I family protein, which produces MRVSIHKNIANPKLFKEQLLSWAQQFREVVFLDSNSYPQQYSSFDCILAVDAFTSLKTDYYNAFEDLKQYQQNTKDWLFGYLSYDLKNDIERLQSNNFDGLNFPDLFFFQPKKVFILKGNELEIQYLMLCDDEFEEDFEEIIKTQSEIFVTLSGPEASGEVKQRISKELYIHKVNQLLHHIRIGDMYEANFCMEFYAEEAVINPLEKFQKLNEISQAPFSVFFKNYKNYLLSASPERYLKKEGEKIISQPIKGTSKRFSDVVEDEKSKSVLASDAKERAENIMITDLVRNDLSHTAQKGSVEVEELCGIYSFLQVHQMISTITSKLDSKFSPVDVLKTTFPMGSMTGAPKISVMEIVENLEETKRGLYSGAIGYFTPEGDFDFNVVIRSILYNQENKYVSFSVGSAITSLSVPEKEYEECLLKAKAMHEVLR; this is translated from the coding sequence TTGAGAGTTTCCATTCATAAAAATATTGCCAATCCGAAACTGTTTAAAGAACAGCTTTTAAGTTGGGCGCAGCAATTTCGCGAAGTCGTTTTTTTAGACAGTAATTCTTATCCGCAGCAGTATTCTAGTTTTGACTGCATTTTGGCAGTTGATGCTTTTACTTCTTTAAAAACAGATTATTACAATGCTTTTGAAGATTTAAAACAATATCAGCAAAACACAAAAGACTGGCTTTTTGGATATCTTTCTTATGATTTGAAGAATGATATTGAGCGCCTTCAATCGAATAATTTTGATGGTTTGAATTTTCCGGATTTATTTTTCTTTCAGCCTAAAAAAGTTTTTATTCTGAAAGGAAATGAACTCGAAATTCAGTATTTAATGCTTTGCGATGACGAGTTTGAAGAAGATTTTGAAGAAATAATAAAAACTCAAAGTGAAATATTTGTCACACTGAGCGGTCCCGAGGCTTCGGGAGAAGTGAAGCAGCGCATTTCTAAAGAATTATACATTCACAAAGTGAATCAACTGCTTCATCATATTCGTATTGGCGATATGTACGAGGCAAATTTCTGTATGGAATTTTATGCTGAAGAAGCCGTTATAAATCCGCTAGAAAAGTTTCAGAAGCTAAATGAAATTTCGCAAGCGCCATTTTCGGTTTTTTTCAAAAATTACAAAAATTACTTGCTTTCAGCTTCTCCAGAGCGTTATTTGAAAAAGGAAGGAGAAAAAATCATTTCACAGCCCATTAAAGGAACTTCAAAACGTTTTAGTGATGTTGTTGAAGACGAAAAATCAAAATCAGTTTTAGCGTCAGATGCCAAAGAGCGAGCTGAAAATATCATGATAACCGATTTGGTCAGAAATGATTTATCGCATACAGCGCAAAAAGGCTCAGTTGAGGTTGAAGAACTTTGCGGCATTTATTCGTTTCTGCAGGTGCATCAGATGATTTCGACAATAACTTCAAAATTAGATTCTAAATTTTCTCCAGTAGACGTTTTGAAAACAACTTTTCCTATGGGAAGCATGACTGGTGCACCAAAAATATCGGTAATGGAAATTGTTGAAAATCTAGAAGAAACCAAAAGAGGTTTGTACAGCGGTGCAATAGGATATTTTACACCTGAAGGCGATTTTGATTTCAATGTCGTAATCAGAAGTATTTTGTACAATCAGGAAAATAAGTATGTTTCTTTTTCAGTTGGGAGTGCCATAACATCGCTTTCAGTTCCTGAAAAAGAATATGAAGAATGTCTGCTGAAAGCAAAAGCAATGCACGAAGTTTTGCGATGA
- a CDS encoding lipocalin family protein yields MKTKYIVPVLIGAGIGIALYSCGGGIPTNAKAVTNFDSAKYLGKWYEIARLDYKWERDLDNVTAEYSLNEDKTIKVDNKGYNVKKDKWEQSVGKARFVKKDNIGMLKVSFFGPFYSGYNVVAIDPDYKYALVAGESLKYMWILSREKTIPESIKADFLIKAQEIGYNVTDLVWVKHERTN; encoded by the coding sequence ATGAAAACAAAATATATAGTTCCAGTTTTGATTGGAGCAGGAATCGGAATCGCGTTATACTCATGCGGAGGCGGAATTCCAACAAATGCAAAAGCTGTAACAAACTTTGACAGCGCAAAATATCTCGGAAAGTGGTACGAAATTGCCAGATTGGATTATAAATGGGAAAGAGATCTAGACAATGTAACTGCCGAGTATTCTTTAAACGAAGATAAAACTATAAAAGTCGATAATAAGGGCTATAATGTCAAAAAAGACAAATGGGAACAAAGTGTCGGGAAAGCTAGATTTGTCAAAAAAGACAACATTGGTATGCTAAAAGTCTCATTTTTTGGTCCTTTTTATTCTGGTTACAATGTCGTAGCAATCGATCCTGATTACAAATACGCACTTGTAGCTGGAGAAAGTTTAAAATATATGTGGATACTTTCTAGAGAAAAAACAATTCCGGAAAGTATAAAAGCAGATTTTCTTATCAAGGCTCAGGAAATTGGATATAATGTAACCGATTTGGTCTGGGTTAAACATGAGAGAACAAATTAA
- the tilS gene encoding tRNA lysidine(34) synthetase TilS, whose protein sequence is MFSKFQNHIVSRFPFLAEKKLFLAVSGGLDSMVLLHLLNQLPYEIAVLHCNFQLRGMESFGDQEFIQDYCSQNNIPIFTTHFDTEAFAKDYKLSTQVAARELRYSWFYELLEKENFDYILTAHHADDNLETFIINLTRGTGLEGLTGIPEQNDKIIRPLLPFSREEILKYAEENNIEWREDSSNASTKYLRNKIRHNLVPVLKEINPNFLDAFQKTQSFLQESKEMVEDASIIVYQQVAKEEGDDIHFDLNQLKKLPNYKSYLYQWLKEFGFSAWNDIYDLVEGQSGKQVLSEEFRLLKNRETLILSPFSETSEKDEYEIGENDTDVNFPLKMSLCNVGHTTFGSNKVIFVDSDKIRYPLILRKWKEGDVFQPFGMNGKSKKVSKLFKDEKLSLIEKEKTWILCSDDQIVWVIGMRQDERFKIENATNKILKIELL, encoded by the coding sequence ATGTTTTCAAAATTTCAAAATCATATCGTTTCAAGATTTCCCTTTTTAGCCGAAAAAAAACTTTTTCTGGCTGTAAGCGGTGGGCTAGACAGTATGGTTTTGCTGCATCTATTGAATCAATTGCCTTATGAAATTGCAGTTTTGCATTGTAATTTTCAGCTTCGAGGAATGGAAAGTTTTGGAGATCAAGAGTTTATTCAGGATTATTGCAGTCAAAATAATATTCCAATTTTTACGACTCATTTTGATACAGAAGCTTTCGCGAAAGATTACAAGCTTTCTACACAAGTTGCGGCGAGAGAATTGCGTTACAGCTGGTTTTATGAGCTTTTGGAAAAGGAAAATTTCGATTATATTCTGACTGCTCATCATGCTGACGATAATCTGGAAACTTTTATTATCAACTTAACTCGCGGAACTGGATTAGAAGGTTTGACTGGAATTCCAGAACAAAACGATAAAATTATTCGTCCTCTACTGCCTTTTTCGAGAGAAGAAATCTTGAAATATGCAGAAGAAAATAATATCGAATGGAGGGAAGACAGCAGTAATGCTTCGACTAAATATCTCAGAAATAAGATTCGCCATAATTTGGTGCCGGTTTTAAAAGAAATCAATCCGAATTTTTTGGATGCTTTTCAGAAAACGCAATCTTTTCTTCAAGAATCAAAAGAAATGGTAGAAGATGCCTCGATTATTGTTTATCAGCAGGTGGCAAAAGAAGAAGGCGATGATATACATTTCGATTTAAATCAGCTAAAAAAACTTCCGAATTATAAATCGTATCTCTATCAATGGCTGAAAGAATTTGGTTTTTCTGCCTGGAATGATATTTATGATTTGGTTGAAGGGCAGTCTGGGAAACAAGTTCTTTCAGAGGAATTTAGATTATTGAAAAATAGAGAAACACTTATTTTGAGTCCGTTTTCTGAAACGTCAGAAAAAGACGAATATGAAATTGGTGAAAACGATACAGACGTTAATTTTCCCTTAAAAATGAGCCTTTGTAACGTAGGTCACACAACATTCGGTTCAAATAAAGTTATATTTGTTGATTCCGATAAAATCCGTTACCCCCTGATATTGCGTAAATGGAAAGAAGGAGATGTTTTTCAGCCGTTTGGTATGAATGGAAAATCAAAAAAAGTAAGCAAACTTTTTAAAGACGAAAAACTATCCTTGATCGAAAAAGAAAAGACCTGGATTTTGTGCTCAGATGATCAAATTGTCTGGGTAATCGGAATGAGACAGGATGAACGTTTTAAAATAGAAAATGCCACAAATAAAATACTTAAAATAGAATTACTATAA
- a CDS encoding Lrp/AsnC family transcriptional regulator, which produces MILDAIDKKLLVLLQTDSKKTTKELSLKLDLSVTAVYERIKKLEREGIIKNYVALVDKSKIEKGFVVFCHLKLIQHTKEFLTKFESEVIKLNEVLECHHVSGDYDYILKVLVKDMEAYREFLVTKLTSLQHIGSTQSMFMISEVKNSTVISF; this is translated from the coding sequence ATGATATTAGACGCTATAGACAAAAAACTCTTAGTCTTATTACAAACCGACAGTAAAAAAACAACTAAAGAATTGTCATTAAAACTTGATCTTTCTGTTACAGCGGTTTATGAAAGAATCAAAAAGTTAGAAAGAGAGGGAATAATAAAAAACTACGTAGCCTTAGTCGATAAGTCCAAAATCGAAAAAGGATTTGTAGTATTCTGCCATTTAAAACTCATTCAACATACTAAAGAGTTTTTGACCAAATTCGAAAGCGAAGTCATAAAACTCAATGAGGTTTTAGAATGCCATCACGTAAGCGGCGATTACGATTACATCCTAAAAGTTTTGGTAAAAGATATGGAAGCCTATCGAGAATTTTTAGTAACCAAATTAACCTCATTGCAGCATATTGGGAGCACGCAAAGTATGTTTATGATTAGTGAGGTTAAGAACTCGACGGTGATTTCTTTTTAG
- the lpdA gene encoding dihydrolipoyl dehydrogenase yields MSSFDVVVIGSGPGGYVSAIRCAQLGFKTAIVEKYNSLGGTCLNVGCIPSKALLSSSHHYAEIAHFADHGIEVSGDVKINLEKMIARKQAVVDQTVGGINYLMDKNKITVFNGLGSFVDATHIAVAKADGTSETIEAKYTVIATGSKPSSLPFIKIDKERIITSTEALALKEVPKHLVIIGGGVIGIELGQVYLRLGTQVSVVEFMDRIIPGMDGALSKELTKVLKKQGMKFYVSHKVKSVERNGDAVVVQAENAKGETITLEGDYSLVSVGRRPYTDGLNADKAGVKISDRGQVEVNDHLQTSTPNIYAIGDVVRGAMLAHKAEEEGVMVAEILAGQKPHIDYNLIPGVVYTWPEVAAVGQTEEQLKAAGVKYKSGSFPFKALGRARASADLDGFVKILADEKTDEVLGVHMIGARTADLIAEAVTAMEFKASAEDISRMSHAHPTFAEAVKEAALAATENRALHV; encoded by the coding sequence ATGAGTTCATTTGACGTAGTCGTTATAGGTTCAGGTCCTGGTGGATATGTATCAGCAATTCGTTGCGCACAATTAGGTTTCAAAACTGCCATTGTAGAAAAATATAATTCATTAGGCGGTACTTGCCTTAACGTAGGTTGTATTCCTTCAAAAGCATTATTATCTTCTTCACATCATTATGCAGAAATTGCTCATTTTGCAGATCACGGAATCGAAGTTTCTGGTGATGTAAAGATCAATTTAGAGAAAATGATCGCGCGCAAGCAAGCCGTTGTAGATCAAACTGTAGGTGGAATCAACTACCTAATGGATAAAAATAAAATTACTGTTTTCAATGGTTTAGGTTCTTTCGTAGATGCAACTCACATTGCTGTTGCAAAAGCTGACGGAACTTCAGAAACTATCGAAGCAAAATATACTGTAATTGCTACAGGTTCAAAACCATCTTCTTTACCGTTCATCAAAATTGATAAAGAAAGAATCATCACTTCTACTGAGGCTTTAGCTTTAAAAGAAGTTCCAAAACACTTAGTGATCATTGGTGGTGGTGTTATCGGAATCGAGCTTGGACAAGTTTACCTTCGTTTAGGAACTCAGGTTTCTGTGGTTGAATTCATGGACAGAATTATTCCAGGAATGGACGGAGCTCTTTCTAAAGAATTGACTAAAGTATTGAAAAAACAAGGAATGAAGTTCTATGTTTCTCATAAAGTAAAATCAGTTGAAAGAAACGGCGATGCTGTTGTGGTTCAGGCTGAAAATGCAAAAGGAGAAACGATTACTCTTGAGGGAGATTACTCATTGGTTTCTGTTGGTCGTCGTCCTTACACAGACGGATTAAACGCTGACAAAGCAGGAGTTAAAATTTCAGACAGAGGACAAGTTGAAGTAAATGATCATTTACAAACTAGCACTCCAAATATCTATGCAATTGGTGACGTTGTTCGTGGAGCGATGCTGGCGCACAAAGCAGAGGAAGAAGGAGTAATGGTTGCTGAAATCTTAGCTGGTCAAAAACCTCATATCGATTACAATTTAATCCCGGGAGTAGTTTATACTTGGCCAGAAGTTGCTGCGGTTGGACAAACTGAAGAGCAATTGAAAGCAGCTGGAGTAAAATACAAATCAGGAAGTTTCCCATTCAAAGCTTTAGGACGTGCTAGAGCAAGTGCTGACTTAGACGGATTTGTAAAAATCTTGGCTGATGAGAAAACTGATGAGGTTTTAGGAGTTCACATGATTGGTGCTCGTACAGCCGATTTAATTGCTGAGGCGGTTACTGCAATGGAATTCAAAGCTTCTGCTGAGGATATTTCAAGAATGAGCCATGCGCACCCGACTTTCGCAGAAGCGGTAAAAGAAGCAGCGTTGGCAGCAACTGAAAATAGAGCTTTACACGTATAG
- a CDS encoding DoxX family membrane protein, whose product MKIATIIVRVLIGLLLLFASISYFFHLMPEPETTGNFKAFNVGLMASTYLMPLAKSIELLCGIAFVTGRYVTLANILILPITVNILFINYFLTPDGLPIAALLFIGNLFLIYRYWDNYKSVFTA is encoded by the coding sequence ATGAAAATTGCCACAATTATTGTCCGCGTTTTAATTGGCCTTTTGCTGCTGTTTGCCTCTATCAGTTATTTTTTCCATCTCATGCCCGAACCAGAAACTACGGGAAACTTTAAGGCTTTTAACGTAGGTTTAATGGCTTCCACGTATTTAATGCCACTGGCAAAATCTATCGAGTTATTGTGCGGAATTGCATTTGTAACTGGGCGTTACGTAACGCTAGCAAACATCTTGATCTTACCCATTACGGTAAATATTTTGTTTATCAATTATTTCCTAACTCCAGATGGCCTGCCTATTGCAGCGCTTCTTTTTATAGGAAACCTTTTCTTGATTTACAGATACTGGGATAATTATAAAAGTGTTTTTACAGCATAA